Proteins encoded together in one Deltaproteobacteria bacterium window:
- a CDS encoding 3-deoxy-7-phosphoheptulonate synthase: MHFQTDDLRIQSLRPLLPPAILMEELPLSDAASEVVAHGRESVAKVLRGEDDRLVVVAGPCSIHDPKAGLEYARRLRKVADEHTNDLCIVMRVYFEKPRTTVGWKGLINDPDLDESFAINKGLRTSRRLLLDIAEAGLPAGCEFLDTLIPQFIADVVAWGAIGARTTESQVHRELASGMSMPIGFKNGTDGNVQIAIDAIRSAANPHHFLSITKQGVAAIVATKGNPDAHVILRGGANGTNFDAASVAKLSAALDKAKLPRRVMIDCSHANSGKDHLKQPATASAVAAQVAAGDKTIIGVMLESFLEDGREDYANTTPFGKSITDACMSWERTLPVFAELSAAVRARRAGR, from the coding sequence ATGCATTTCCAAACCGACGACCTCCGCATCCAGAGCCTCCGTCCCCTGCTGCCCCCCGCGATCCTGATGGAGGAGCTGCCGCTCAGCGACGCCGCCTCCGAGGTGGTCGCGCACGGGCGCGAGAGCGTGGCCAAGGTGCTGCGCGGCGAGGACGACCGGCTCGTGGTGGTGGCGGGCCCGTGCTCGATTCACGACCCGAAGGCGGGCCTCGAATATGCGCGCCGCCTGCGCAAAGTCGCGGACGAGCACACGAACGATCTCTGCATCGTCATGCGCGTCTACTTCGAGAAACCGCGCACGACGGTGGGCTGGAAGGGGCTGATCAACGATCCTGATCTCGACGAGAGCTTCGCGATCAACAAGGGCCTGCGGACCTCGCGCCGGCTGCTGCTCGACATCGCCGAGGCGGGCCTGCCCGCGGGCTGCGAGTTCCTCGACACGCTGATTCCGCAGTTCATCGCGGACGTGGTCGCGTGGGGCGCGATCGGCGCGCGCACCACCGAGAGCCAGGTCCACCGCGAGCTCGCGTCCGGCATGTCGATGCCGATCGGCTTCAAGAACGGCACGGACGGCAACGTGCAGATCGCGATCGACGCGATCCGCTCCGCCGCGAACCCGCACCATTTCCTGTCCATCACGAAGCAAGGCGTCGCCGCGATCGTCGCGACCAAGGGCAATCCCGACGCGCACGTGATCCTGCGCGGCGGCGCGAACGGCACGAACTTCGACGCCGCGAGCGTCGCGAAGCTGAGCGCCGCGCTCGACAAAGCGAAGCTGCCGCGGCGCGTGATGATCGACTGCTCGCACGCGAACTCGGGCAAGGACCACCTGAAGCAGCCCGCGACCGCCAGCGCCGTCGCCGCGCAGGTCGCCGCCGGCGACAAGACGATCATCGGAGTGATGCTCGAGAGCTTCCTCGAGGACGGCCGCGAGGACTACGCCAACACGACGCCGTTCGGGAAGAGCATCACCGATGCGTGTATGTCGTGGGAGCGGACCTTGCCTGTGTTCGCAGAGCTGAGTGCGGCGGTGCGTGCGAGGCGCGCGGGCAGGTAG
- a CDS encoding ABC transporter substrate-binding protein, whose product MKPSRNNSLRAALIAFAALLFAAPALAAATDDARAAMQGTIDAVLKVLRTDAEEKARRTQIEQIAKQRFDFTTMSKLVLKRDWRRFTPPEQQDFVAEFTEYLSASYGTRIARYANEQVVTLGAREEVNKDVTVQTAIKGGQFDGATVDYRMRLLAGKWQVIDVVIEGISLVSNFRSQFADVIAKGGPQELLKRIKAKNDAGIVDAPPTEARAK is encoded by the coding sequence ATGAAGCCCAGCCGTAACAACTCCCTGCGCGCCGCGCTGATCGCGTTCGCCGCGCTGCTCTTCGCCGCTCCCGCACTGGCTGCGGCGACCGACGACGCGCGCGCCGCGATGCAGGGCACGATCGACGCGGTGCTGAAAGTGCTGCGCACCGACGCGGAAGAGAAGGCGCGCCGCACGCAGATCGAGCAGATCGCGAAGCAGCGCTTCGACTTCACCACGATGTCGAAGCTCGTGCTGAAGCGAGACTGGCGCCGCTTCACGCCGCCCGAGCAGCAAGACTTCGTCGCGGAGTTCACCGAGTACCTCTCGGCCAGCTACGGCACGCGCATCGCGCGCTACGCGAACGAGCAGGTCGTGACGCTCGGCGCGCGCGAAGAGGTGAACAAGGACGTCACCGTGCAGACCGCGATCAAGGGTGGCCAGTTCGACGGCGCGACGGTCGACTACCGCATGCGCCTCCTCGCCGGCAAATGGCAGGTGATCGACGTCGTGATCGAAGGCATCAGCCTCGTCTCGAACTTCCGCTCCCAGTTCGCCGACGTGATCGCCAAGGGCGGGCCCCAAGAGCTCTTGAAGAGGATCAAGGCGAAGAACGATGCGGGCATCGTGGACGCGCCACCCACCGAGGCGCGCGCGAAGTAG
- a CDS encoding VacJ family lipoprotein: protein MHSQKLHTLTLLAALALTSACATTGDPDPWRPTNEKVFRFNERVDQGLLEPVAEGYDTVTASFFQIVIGNFFQNTTVPRTFVNNVLQGKPLPAVQDLGRFSLNLIAGIGGLVDVASEVGIPKNEEDFGQTLGRWGVGPGPYVVLPLAGPYNVRDTLAAPVDVATNPTTWVNVFGLSVVRVVNTRAQYLEEIAQARKDAVDYYVFVRDAYLSSRERAVRDGAAPKAAEDDLYDIDELEDDAGEGAETDEAQP, encoded by the coding sequence ATGCACAGCCAGAAGCTCCACACGCTCACGCTGCTCGCCGCGCTCGCTCTCACGAGCGCCTGCGCGACCACCGGCGATCCCGATCCGTGGCGCCCGACGAACGAGAAGGTCTTTCGCTTCAACGAGCGCGTGGATCAGGGGCTGCTCGAGCCCGTCGCCGAGGGCTACGACACCGTCACCGCGAGCTTCTTCCAGATCGTGATCGGGAACTTCTTCCAGAACACGACGGTGCCGCGCACGTTCGTGAACAACGTGCTGCAGGGGAAGCCACTGCCGGCGGTGCAGGATCTCGGTCGCTTCTCGCTGAACCTGATCGCGGGCATCGGCGGGCTGGTCGACGTCGCGTCCGAGGTCGGCATTCCGAAGAACGAGGAGGACTTCGGTCAGACGCTCGGCCGCTGGGGCGTTGGCCCGGGGCCCTACGTCGTGCTGCCGCTCGCGGGACCCTACAACGTGCGCGACACGCTCGCCGCGCCGGTCGACGTCGCCACGAACCCGACCACGTGGGTGAATGTGTTCGGGCTCTCGGTCGTCCGTGTCGTCAACACGCGGGCCCAGTACCTCGAGGAGATCGCGCAGGCCCGCAAGGATGCCGTCGACTACTACGTGTTCGTGCGCGACGCCTACCTCTCCAGCCGTGAACGCGCGGTTCGCGACGGTGCGGCGCCGAAAGCGGCAGAGGACGACCTCTACGACATCGACGAGCTCGAGGACGACGCGGGTGAAGGAGCCGAGACCGATGAAGCCCAGCCGTAA
- the mlaD gene encoding outer membrane lipid asymmetry maintenance protein MlaD, translated as MSKATRDFVVGLFVLAGLATLGYLALQVGGIEGDGEGGLELSAEFAEIGGLKERAPVVVSGVKIGRVKRIELTQDLRAVVVLDVDSRYQLPVDTSAAIRTEGLLGQQFVALEPGAEEELLQSGGKIAYAESALSIERLIGDFVHGNDLEKTEE; from the coding sequence ATGTCCAAGGCAACGCGCGACTTCGTGGTCGGGCTGTTCGTGCTCGCGGGCCTCGCGACGCTCGGATACCTCGCCCTCCAGGTCGGCGGCATCGAAGGCGACGGCGAGGGCGGCCTCGAGCTGTCCGCCGAGTTCGCGGAGATCGGCGGGCTGAAGGAGCGCGCGCCGGTGGTCGTGTCGGGCGTGAAGATCGGGCGCGTGAAGCGCATCGAGCTCACGCAGGACCTGCGCGCCGTGGTGGTGCTCGACGTCGACTCCCGATACCAGCTGCCGGTCGACACTTCGGCCGCGATCCGCACCGAGGGCCTGTTAGGGCAGCAGTTCGTCGCGCTCGAGCCGGGCGCCGAAGAGGAGCTGCTGCAGAGCGGCGGCAAGATCGCTTACGCCGAGAGCGCGCTCAGCATCGAACGCCTGATCGGCGACTTCGTCCACGGCAACGATCTCGAGAAGACTGAGGAGTAA
- a CDS encoding ABC transporter permease: MIRPAIERLGANTSRLIFELGRMAAFGGAALLSWLRPTFWLLPRLVREVYDTGVLSLPIVCLSGLTVGMVLGLQLYWVLIVFGAETSLGGVIGLVLVRELGPVLTCLLVTGRAGSAMAAEIAVMNASEQLDGMKTMAMDPVRFVVGPKALAMVLCMPLLNGLFICFAIAGSWLIAVQLLGLDQGVFFGNLEDQVNYEKDVVGSNLKALVFGALVALIATYRGFTSGRSAEEVSRATTSTVVTASVWILLADFVVTSLWKF; the protein is encoded by the coding sequence GTGATCCGACCCGCGATCGAGCGCCTGGGCGCCAACACCTCGCGCTTGATCTTCGAGCTCGGCCGCATGGCGGCGTTCGGCGGCGCAGCCTTGCTGAGCTGGCTGCGCCCCACGTTCTGGCTGCTGCCGCGCCTCGTGCGCGAGGTCTACGACACCGGCGTGCTCTCGCTCCCGATCGTGTGCCTCTCGGGCCTCACCGTCGGGATGGTGCTCGGGCTGCAGCTTTACTGGGTGCTGATCGTGTTCGGCGCCGAGACGTCGCTCGGCGGCGTGATCGGCCTCGTGCTCGTGCGCGAGCTCGGGCCGGTGCTGACGTGCCTGCTCGTCACCGGCCGCGCCGGCTCGGCGATGGCGGCCGAGATCGCGGTGATGAACGCGAGCGAGCAGCTCGACGGCATGAAGACCATGGCGATGGACCCGGTGCGCTTCGTGGTCGGCCCGAAGGCGCTCGCGATGGTGCTGTGCATGCCGCTGCTGAACGGCCTCTTCATCTGCTTCGCGATCGCGGGCTCGTGGCTGATCGCCGTGCAGCTGTTAGGGCTCGACCAGGGCGTGTTCTTCGGGAACCTCGAAGACCAAGTGAACTACGAGAAGGACGTCGTCGGCTCGAACCTGAAGGCGCTCGTGTTCGGCGCGCTCGTCGCGCTGATCGCGACCTACCGCGGCTTTACGAGCGGGCGCAGCGCGGAGGAGGTGAGCCGCGCGACGACCTCGACCGTGGTCACGGCGTCCGTCTGGATCCTGCTCGCGGATTTCGTGGTCACCTCGCTCTGGAAGTTCTAG
- the valS gene encoding valine--tRNA ligase has product MARATIDPDQLPKHFDAAEAEKRWDARWQELGVYRYDPSRRREETWVVDTPPPTTSGTLHIGHIFSYTQTDIVTRYQRMRGKSVYYPMGWDDNGVPTERRAQNLLNVRCNPELARGTNLELIPTGPLNAKQRSQPPVQLSRPDFIELCARVTSEDEQVFKGIWRRVGLSVDWRAEYATIDATARRISQLSFCDLWAKGHAYQSDAPFMWDVDFQMAVAQAEVEDRARSGAYHDLEFAVEGGGAFTISTTRPELLGACVGVTAHPSDARYQGLFGKRAITPLFRAPVPIFPSEKADPEKGTGILMVCTFGDQTDVEWWRDQKLALRQLLGKNGRLLPVTFGTDAFPSLDAARANAAHAELAGKNVKQARARIVELLRDAGASASGRGAPLVRDPKPIEHAVRFYEKGESPLEFLPTRQWFVRLLDKKEQLLAKGAAIEWHPEHMRKRYEDWTRNLGFDWCISRQRYFGVPIPVWYALDAAGRPDYSKPIVAPAERLPVDPMTDVPPGYQEVQRGKPGGFVGEADVFDTWFTSSLTPQIASRWLDDPERHARLFPADLRPQAHDIIRNWAFYTIAKAMLHEDAIPWKRIAISGWILDPDRKKMSKSIGNVVTPSEPIEQFGADAIRYWAGSARLGVDTALDDAVFKVGKRLVTKLFNASKFALAQTAPEGAIANELDRAFVAELRELVTQCTAAYEKLDYARALELTESFFWKRFTDTYLELAKARARSESDAAGRASAVATLRLALSVLVRLFAPVLPYITEEIWSWAFAAETGAASVHAARWPSDADFAGTAKPADGASFDSAVAAFLAINKAKADANVSAGRETLRLTLAAAPDAHARLASVVADVLAAARCAEHTLAADPALEAGAIAVRDAVFAERAEASAS; this is encoded by the coding sequence ATGGCGCGCGCGACGATCGATCCGGACCAGCTGCCCAAGCACTTCGACGCCGCCGAGGCGGAGAAGCGCTGGGACGCGCGCTGGCAGGAGCTTGGCGTCTATCGATACGACCCCAGCCGCCGCCGCGAGGAAACCTGGGTCGTCGACACGCCGCCGCCCACTACGTCCGGCACGCTGCACATCGGGCACATCTTCTCCTACACGCAGACCGACATCGTCACGCGCTACCAGCGCATGCGCGGCAAGAGCGTCTACTACCCGATGGGCTGGGACGACAACGGCGTGCCGACCGAGCGCCGCGCGCAGAACCTGCTCAACGTGCGCTGCAACCCGGAGCTCGCGCGCGGCACGAACCTCGAGCTGATCCCGACCGGTCCCCTGAACGCCAAGCAGCGCAGCCAACCTCCCGTGCAGCTCTCGCGGCCGGATTTCATCGAGCTGTGCGCGCGCGTCACGTCCGAGGATGAGCAGGTCTTCAAGGGAATCTGGCGGCGCGTCGGGCTCTCGGTCGATTGGCGCGCCGAGTACGCCACGATCGACGCCACCGCTCGCCGCATCTCGCAGCTCTCCTTCTGCGATCTCTGGGCGAAGGGCCACGCCTACCAGAGCGACGCGCCGTTCATGTGGGATGTCGACTTTCAGATGGCCGTCGCGCAGGCCGAGGTCGAGGACCGAGCTCGCTCCGGCGCCTACCACGATCTCGAGTTCGCGGTCGAAGGCGGCGGCGCCTTCACGATCTCGACGACGCGCCCCGAGCTGCTCGGCGCGTGCGTCGGCGTGACCGCGCACCCGAGCGACGCGCGTTATCAGGGGCTGTTCGGGAAGCGCGCGATCACGCCGCTTTTCCGCGCGCCGGTCCCGATCTTCCCGAGCGAGAAGGCGGATCCCGAGAAGGGCACGGGCATCCTCATGGTCTGCACTTTCGGTGATCAGACCGATGTCGAGTGGTGGCGCGACCAGAAGCTCGCGCTGCGCCAGCTGCTCGGGAAGAACGGGCGCCTCTTGCCCGTGACGTTCGGCACCGACGCGTTCCCGAGCCTCGACGCTGCGCGTGCGAACGCGGCGCACGCAGAGCTCGCGGGCAAGAACGTGAAGCAGGCGCGCGCGCGCATCGTCGAGTTGTTACGCGACGCGGGCGCGAGCGCGAGCGGCCGTGGCGCGCCGCTGGTGCGCGACCCGAAGCCGATCGAGCACGCGGTGCGCTTCTACGAGAAGGGCGAGAGTCCGCTCGAATTCCTGCCGACGCGCCAGTGGTTCGTGCGCTTACTCGACAAGAAGGAGCAGCTGCTCGCGAAGGGCGCCGCGATCGAGTGGCATCCCGAGCACATGCGCAAGCGCTACGAGGACTGGACGCGCAATCTCGGCTTCGACTGGTGCATCTCTCGCCAGCGCTACTTCGGGGTGCCGATCCCGGTGTGGTACGCGCTCGACGCCGCGGGGCGGCCTGACTACTCGAAGCCGATCGTCGCGCCGGCCGAGCGCCTACCGGTCGACCCGATGACCGACGTACCGCCGGGGTACCAGGAAGTGCAGCGCGGAAAACCCGGCGGGTTCGTCGGCGAGGCCGACGTGTTCGACACGTGGTTCACGAGCTCACTCACGCCCCAGATCGCGAGCCGCTGGCTCGACGACCCGGAGCGCCACGCACGCCTCTTCCCCGCGGACCTGCGCCCGCAGGCGCACGACATCATTCGCAACTGGGCCTTCTACACGATCGCGAAGGCGATGCTCCACGAGGACGCGATCCCGTGGAAGCGCATCGCGATCTCGGGCTGGATCCTCGATCCCGACCGCAAGAAAATGTCGAAGTCGATCGGCAACGTGGTCACGCCGAGCGAGCCGATCGAGCAGTTCGGCGCCGACGCGATCCGCTACTGGGCAGGCAGCGCGCGGCTCGGCGTCGACACCGCGCTCGACGACGCCGTCTTCAAGGTGGGGAAGCGCCTCGTCACCAAGCTCTTCAACGCGAGCAAGTTCGCGCTCGCGCAGACGGCGCCCGAGGGCGCGATCGCGAACGAGCTCGATCGCGCATTCGTTGCGGAGCTGCGCGAGCTCGTGACGCAGTGCACCGCGGCGTACGAGAAGCTCGACTACGCGCGGGCGCTCGAGCTGACCGAGTCGTTCTTCTGGAAGCGCTTCACGGACACGTACCTCGAGCTCGCGAAGGCGCGCGCGCGCAGCGAGAGCGACGCCGCGGGGCGAGCGAGCGCAGTCGCGACGCTGCGCCTCGCGCTCTCGGTGCTCGTGCGCCTGTTCGCGCCGGTGTTGCCGTACATCACGGAGGAGATCTGGAGCTGGGCGTTCGCTGCGGAGACGGGCGCAGCCTCGGTGCACGCCGCGCGCTGGCCGAGCGACGCGGACTTCGCGGGCACGGCAAAGCCCGCGGACGGCGCGAGCTTCGATTCCGCGGTCGCGGCGTTCCTCGCCATCAACAAGGCGAAGGCCGACGCGAACGTCTCCGCCGGGCGCGAGACGCTGCGGCTCACGCTCGCCGCCGCGCCGGATGCGCACGCGCGCCTCGCGAGCGTGGTCGCGGACGTGCTCGCTGCGGCGCGCTGCGCAGAGCACACGCTCGCCGCGGATCCCGCGCTCGAGGCAGGCGCGATCGCGGTGCGCGACGCGGTGTTCGCCGAGCGAGCCGAAGCGAGCGCCTCGTGA
- a CDS encoding PatB family C-S lyase: MRARDFVTIVSGVPRSGTSLLMQVLDAGGIPALTDGARPPDASNPRGYFEHALVPKLGRDERAADLVRSARGRALKVIHALLPALPEGVPLRVLVAERALADVVASQADMLGREATAQRAKRGQTPSGPLPPERLAQVLAAQLAEALAQLAARPSCALLRVDTAALVRAPAAECARIAAFLGGGLDEAAMARAISSPLYGRSRGYRGAMDAAARELLGPLALEVEHRTPGASGGPTLRAKRAVDGYELFRFDCFVDGAHWHNDSDGRDEITAIAPELDSLDFALAELRRDLAGYAARAGLREPLPTRAECDAALARLELALRNPAPEFGALTEPVLRARSGEKWHQYGPDALALWVADMDFEAAMPIRRRLARAFAVGDMGYPQYAPQTRLPDLAAARMAQRFGYRVPRGQVEVVSEVVQAMHVSLLQLTQPGDGVITQVPIYPPFLGVIKDHARTLLANEMPRGARGYELDLDGLRAQAKQARLLLLCNPHNPTGRAFRRDELEAVAAIAREHDLYVVSDEIHADLVFSPNKHIPFASLSEDAASRTITLYAASKAFNIAGLRCAVAIFGTPELKKRFNALPRHVRGGLNGPGILATEAAWTHGDPWLADVTAYLRANRDFVADFVARELPGVVHFAPEATYLAWLDCRALNLAPTPHEFFLKRASVALSEGPNFGEPGRGFVRLNFATSRPLLARALEQIAKAVRG, encoded by the coding sequence ATGCGCGCGCGCGATTTCGTGACGATCGTCTCCGGCGTCCCGCGCTCGGGCACCTCGCTCCTGATGCAAGTGCTCGACGCCGGCGGCATTCCCGCGCTCACGGACGGCGCGCGCCCCCCCGACGCGAGCAACCCGCGCGGCTACTTCGAGCACGCGCTCGTGCCGAAGCTCGGCCGCGACGAGCGCGCCGCCGACCTCGTGCGCAGCGCCCGCGGGCGAGCGCTCAAGGTGATCCACGCGCTGCTGCCCGCGCTGCCCGAAGGCGTGCCGCTGCGCGTCCTCGTCGCCGAGCGGGCGCTTGCGGACGTGGTCGCGTCGCAGGCGGACATGCTCGGACGCGAGGCCACCGCGCAGCGGGCCAAAAGGGGTCAGACCCCAAGTGGCCCGTTGCCACCCGAGCGCCTCGCGCAGGTCCTCGCCGCGCAGCTCGCAGAGGCCCTCGCGCAGCTCGCTGCGCGCCCGAGCTGCGCGCTGCTGCGCGTCGACACCGCGGCGCTGGTGCGCGCGCCGGCGGCGGAGTGCGCGCGCATCGCGGCGTTTCTCGGCGGTGGCCTGGACGAGGCCGCCATGGCGCGCGCGATTTCGTCCCCGTTGTACGGGCGGTCGCGCGGGTATCGTGGCGCGATGGACGCCGCCGCACGCGAACTGTTGGGCCCGCTCGCGCTGGAAGTGGAGCACCGCACGCCCGGCGCTTCCGGCGGGCCGACGCTGCGCGCGAAGCGGGCGGTTGATGGCTACGAGCTGTTCCGCTTCGACTGCTTCGTCGACGGCGCGCACTGGCACAACGACTCGGACGGGCGCGACGAGATCACCGCCATCGCGCCCGAGCTCGACTCGCTCGACTTCGCGCTCGCCGAGCTGCGCCGCGATCTCGCCGGCTACGCGGCGCGCGCCGGCCTGCGCGAGCCGCTGCCGACGCGCGCCGAGTGCGACGCCGCGCTCGCGCGCCTCGAGCTCGCGCTGCGCAACCCGGCGCCCGAGTTCGGCGCGCTGACCGAGCCCGTCCTGCGCGCGCGAAGCGGCGAGAAGTGGCACCAGTACGGCCCGGACGCGCTCGCGCTCTGGGTCGCCGACATGGACTTCGAGGCCGCGATGCCGATCCGCCGCCGCCTCGCGCGCGCCTTCGCGGTCGGCGACATGGGCTACCCGCAGTACGCGCCGCAGACGCGCCTCCCCGACCTCGCGGCCGCGCGCATGGCGCAGCGCTTCGGCTACCGCGTGCCGCGCGGGCAGGTCGAGGTGGTGAGCGAGGTGGTGCAGGCGATGCACGTCTCGCTGCTCCAGCTCACGCAGCCCGGCGACGGCGTGATCACGCAAGTGCCGATCTATCCGCCGTTTCTCGGCGTGATCAAGGACCACGCGCGCACGCTGCTCGCGAACGAGATGCCGCGCGGCGCGCGCGGCTACGAGCTCGACCTGGACGGCCTGCGCGCGCAGGCGAAGCAGGCGCGCTTGTTATTGCTGTGCAACCCGCACAACCCGACCGGCCGCGCCTTTCGCCGCGACGAGCTCGAGGCCGTCGCCGCGATCGCGCGCGAGCACGACCTCTACGTCGTCAGCGACGAGATCCACGCGGACCTCGTGTTCTCCCCCAACAAGCACATCCCGTTCGCGTCGCTCAGCGAAGACGCCGCCTCGCGCACGATCACGCTCTACGCCGCGTCGAAGGCCTTCAACATCGCGGGTCTGCGCTGCGCGGTCGCGATCTTCGGCACGCCCGAGCTGAAGAAGCGCTTCAACGCGCTGCCGCGCCACGTGCGCGGCGGCCTCAACGGCCCCGGCATCCTCGCGACCGAAGCCGCGTGGACGCACGGCGACCCGTGGCTCGCGGACGTCACGGCGTATCTGCGGGCGAACCGCGACTTCGTCGCCGACTTCGTCGCGCGCGAGCTGCCTGGCGTCGTGCACTTCGCGCCCGAGGCGACGTACCTCGCGTGGCTCGACTGCCGCGCCCTGAACCTCGCGCCCACGCCGCACGAGTTCTTCCTGAAGCGCGCGAGCGTCGCGCTCAGCGAAGGCCCGAACTTCGGCGAGCCGGGCCGCGGCTTCGTGCGCCTCAACTTCGCGACCTCGCGCCCGCTTCTTGCGCGCGCTCTCGAGCAGATCGCGAAGGCGGTGCGGGGTTAG
- a CDS encoding LLM class flavin-dependent oxidoreductase, protein MSTKLHFGVTLPQIKRTWAEARDAALAFERLGFDSLWVCDHLYGVPSPNNAILEAWTELTAVAAITERVQFGTLVTPPFFRNPAVLAKQIATLEQIAPGRAFPGFGAGWFQAEFDGYGCKFPSLGERLRALDESLAIMNGMWTQEKTSFAGTHYSVKDVMCEPKPAKKPRVLVGGGGEKVLMGIAAKHADVWNNMAVFQGQLAQKVDALKRRCDEARRDFGTLAISQQCTIVIAESDAGAKEALAKASKIYGGHMGAALEQHGIWGTPEQVIERIQRHVKLGCTGFVIEFFGRDTKEPAALFAETVMREMRR, encoded by the coding sequence ATGAGCACAAAACTCCACTTCGGCGTGACCCTTCCGCAGATCAAACGCACCTGGGCCGAGGCGCGCGATGCCGCCCTCGCCTTCGAGCGGCTCGGCTTCGACTCGCTGTGGGTGTGCGACCACCTCTACGGGGTGCCGAGCCCTAACAACGCGATCCTCGAAGCGTGGACCGAGCTCACCGCGGTCGCGGCGATCACCGAGCGCGTGCAGTTCGGCACGCTCGTGACGCCGCCGTTCTTCCGGAACCCCGCGGTGCTCGCGAAGCAGATCGCGACGCTCGAGCAGATCGCGCCCGGCCGCGCGTTCCCGGGCTTCGGCGCGGGCTGGTTCCAAGCCGAGTTCGACGGCTACGGCTGCAAGTTCCCGAGCCTCGGCGAGCGCCTGCGCGCTCTCGACGAGTCGCTCGCGATCATGAACGGGATGTGGACGCAGGAGAAGACGAGCTTCGCGGGCACTCACTACTCCGTGAAGGACGTGATGTGCGAGCCGAAGCCGGCGAAGAAGCCGCGCGTGCTCGTGGGCGGCGGCGGCGAGAAGGTGCTGATGGGCATCGCCGCGAAGCACGCCGACGTGTGGAACAACATGGCCGTGTTCCAAGGCCAGCTCGCGCAGAAGGTCGACGCGCTGAAGCGCCGCTGCGACGAAGCGCGGCGCGACTTCGGCACGCTCGCGATCTCGCAGCAGTGCACGATCGTGATCGCCGAGAGCGACGCCGGCGCGAAAGAAGCGCTCGCGAAAGCGAGCAAGATCTACGGCGGCCACATGGGCGCCGCGCTCGAGCAGCACGGCATCTGGGGCACGCCCGAGCAAGTGATCGAGCGCATCCAGCGCCACGTGAAGCTCGGCTGCACCGGTTTCGTGATCGAGTTCTTCGGCCGCGACACGAAGGAGCCCGCGGCGTTGTTTGCGGAGACGGTGATGCGGGAGATGAGGCGCTGA